One window from the genome of Elephas maximus indicus isolate mEleMax1 chromosome 8, mEleMax1 primary haplotype, whole genome shotgun sequence encodes:
- the KBTBD2 gene encoding kelch repeat and BTB domain-containing protein 2 produces the protein MSTQEERQINTEYAVSLLEQLKLFYEQQLFTDIVLIVEGTEFPCHKMVLATCSSYFRAMFMSGLSESKQTHVHLRNVDAATLQIIITYAYTGNLAINDSTVEQLYETACFLQVEDVLQRCREYLIKKINAENCVRLLSFADLFSCEELKQSAKRMVEHKFTAVYHQEAFMQLSHDLLIDILSSDNLNVEKEETVREAAMLWLEYNTESRSQYLSSVLSQIRIDALSEVTQRAWFQGLPPNDKSVVVQGLYKSMPKFFKPRLGMTKEEMMIFIEASSENPCSLYSSVCYSPQAEKVYKLCSPPADLHKVGTVVTPDNDIYIAGGQVPLKNTKTNHSKTSKLQTAFRTVNCFYWFDAQQNTWFPKTPMLFVRVKPSLVCCEGYIYAIGGDSVGGELNRRTVERYDTEKDEWTMVSPLPCAWQWSAAVVVHDCIYVMTLNLMYCYFSRSDSWVEMAMRQTSRSFASAAAFGDKIFYIGGLHIATNSGIRLPSGTVDGSSVTVEIYDVNKNEWKMAANIPAKRYSDPCVRAVVISNSLCVFMRETHLNERAKYVTYQYDLELDRWSLRQHISERVLWDLGRDFRCTVGKLYPSCLEESPWKPPTYLFSPDGTEEFELDGEMVALPPPV, from the exons GGCCATGTTCATGAGTGGACTAAGTGAAAGCAAACAGACACACGTGCACCTGAGGAACGTTGATGCAGCCACCTTACAGATAATAATAACGTATGCATACACGGGTAACTTGGCAATAAATGACAGCACTGTTGAACAGCTTTATGAAACAGCTTGCTTCTTGCAG gTAGAAGATGTGTTACAACGTTGTCgagaatatttaattaaaaaaataaacgcAGAGAATTGTGTGCGGTTGTTGAGTTTTGCTGATCTCTTCAGTTGTGAAGAATTAAAACAAAGTGCTAAAAGAATGGTGGAGCACAAGTTCACGGCTGTGTATCACCAGGAAGCTTTCATGCAGTTGTCACATGACCTACTGATAGACATTCTCAGTAGTGACAATTTAAACGTAGAAAAGGAGGAGACAGTTCGTGAAGCTGCAATGCTTTGGCTGGAGTACAACACGGAATCAAGATCACAGTACTTGTCTTCAGTTCTTAGCCAAATCAGAATTGATGCACTTTCAGAAGTAACACAGAGAGCTTGGTTTCAAGGTCTGCCACCCAATGATAAGTCTGTGGTGGTTCAAGGTCTATATAAATCTATGCCTAAGTTTTTCAAACCAAGACTTGGGATGACTAAAGAGGAGATGATGATTTTCATTGAAGCATCTTCAGAAAATCCTTGTAGTCTTTACTCTTCAGTCTGTTACAGTCCCCAGGCAGAAAAAGTTTACAAGCTGTGCAGCCCACCAGCAGATTTGCATAAGGTTGGAACCGTTGTAACTCCTGATAATGACATCTATATAGCAGGGGGTCAGGTTCCtctgaaaaacacaaaaacaaatcacaGTAAAACAAGCAAACTTCAGACTGCCTTCAGAACTGTAAATTGCTTTTATTGGTTTGATGCACAGCAAAATACCTGGTTTCCAAAGACCCCAATGCTTTTTGTCCGCGTAAAACCGTCTTTGGTTTGCTGTGAAGGCTACATCTATGCAATTGGAGGAGATAGTGTAGGTGGGGAACTTAACAGGAGGACTGTAGAAAGATACGACACTGAAAAGGATGAGTGGACGATGGTAAGCCCCTTGCCTTGTGCTTGGCAGTGGAGTGCAGCAGTTGTGGTTCATGACTGCATTTATGTGATGACACTGAACCTCATGTACTGTTATTTTTCAAGGTCTGATTCATGGGTAGAAATGGCCATGAGACAGACGAGCAGGTCCTTTGCTTCGGCAGCAGCTTTTGGTGATAAAATTTTCTATATTGGAGGGTTGCATATTGCCACCAATTCTGGCATAAGACTCCCCTCTGGCACTGTAGATGGGTCTTCAGTAACTGTGGAAATTTATGATGTGAATAAAAATGAGTGGAAAATGGCAGCCAACATCCCTGCTAAGAGGTACTCTGACCCCTGTGTAAGAGCTGTTGTAATCTCAAattctctgtgtgtgtttatgcGAGAAACCCACTTAAATGAGAGAGCTAAATATGTCACCTACCAGTATGACCTGGAACTCGACCGGTGGTCCCTGCGCCAGCACATATCTGAACGTGTACTGTGGGACCTGGGGAGAGATTTTCGATGCACTGTGGGGAAGCTTTATCCATCCTGCCTTGAAGAATCTCCATGGAAACCACCAACTTACCTGTTTTCACCGGATGGGACAGAGGAGTTTGAACTGGATGGAGAAATGGTTGCGCTGCCACCACCTGTATAG